From a region of the Rouxiella sp. S1S-2 genome:
- a CDS encoding amino acid ABC transporter ATP-binding protein → MPLITINQVQKFYGQNHVLKGVDLDIEGGEVICIIGRSGSGKSTLLRCMNGLEAYQDGSIKLGGMTITSRDSQARDISRSVGMVFQNFNLFPHMTALENVMLAPRRVLGKNAAECRELAIQMLTKVGLADRVDYYPANLSGGQQQRVAIARALAMNPKVLLCDEITSALDPELVGEVLKVLEQLAAEGMTLVLVTHEMNFAREVGDRVVFMHQGTVWEQGESRALFANPQTPEFKQFIASVRGLNEAANS, encoded by the coding sequence ATGCCGCTGATCACAATTAATCAGGTTCAAAAATTTTATGGTCAGAACCATGTACTGAAAGGCGTGGATCTGGATATCGAAGGTGGAGAGGTGATTTGCATCATCGGTCGCAGCGGATCGGGGAAAAGTACGCTGCTGCGCTGTATGAACGGCCTTGAAGCGTATCAGGACGGCAGCATCAAACTGGGCGGCATGACCATCACCAGCCGCGATTCACAGGCGCGCGATATCAGCCGTTCCGTGGGCATGGTTTTCCAAAACTTTAACCTGTTCCCGCACATGACCGCGCTGGAAAACGTGATGTTGGCGCCGCGCCGCGTGTTGGGTAAAAACGCCGCTGAGTGCCGCGAGCTGGCGATTCAGATGTTGACCAAAGTCGGCCTTGCCGACAGGGTTGATTACTATCCGGCCAATCTTTCTGGCGGCCAGCAGCAGCGTGTAGCGATTGCCCGCGCGTTAGCAATGAATCCAAAAGTATTGCTGTGTGACGAAATTACCTCGGCTCTCGACCCCGAGCTGGTAGGGGAAGTCTTAAAAGTGTTGGAGCAGCTGGCGGCAGAAGGAATGACGCTGGTGCTGGTCACACATGAAATGAACTTTGCCCGCGAAGTGGGTGATCGGGTGGTGTTTATGCATCAGGGCACCGTCTGGGAGCAGGGCGAGAGCCGTGCGCTGTTTGCTAATCCGCAAACACCTGAGTTCAAACAGTTTATCGCGTCAGTGCGTGGCTTAAACGAAGCCGCAAACTCATAG
- a CDS encoding alanine--glyoxylate aminotransferase family protein: MLDISQLGQINPPHRLLMGPGPINADPRVLRAMSSQLIGQYDPAMTGYMNEVMQLYRALYKTENQWTFLIDGTSRAGIEAVLLSGIRPGDKVLVPVFGRFGHLLCEIARRCRAEVHTIEAPWGEVFTPQQIEDAIKSVKPRWLLTVQGDTSTTMLQPLEELGEICRRHGVLFYSDATASFAGNPMETDAWGLDAVSAGLQKCLGGPSGSSPVTISPKFEEQIRRRKCVEEGIRTADHADGDEEMIYSNYFDLGMIMDYWGPERLNHHTEATSMLFAARECARVILEEGLDNTIARHKLHGGALLAGIQGMGLEVFGDVNHRMNNVLGVVIPQGVHGEQVRSTMLNDFGIEIGTSFGPLSGKIWRIGTMGYNARKDCVMQTLVALEAVLNRQGFASKYGAGSQAAWDHYSLSTDRVAGGQ, from the coding sequence ATGTTGGACATCTCACAATTAGGTCAAATCAATCCGCCTCACCGCCTGCTGATGGGGCCGGGACCGATTAACGCCGATCCCCGCGTGCTGCGAGCAATGTCGAGCCAGCTTATCGGCCAGTATGATCCGGCGATGACCGGTTACATGAATGAAGTGATGCAGCTGTATCGCGCGCTCTACAAAACAGAAAACCAGTGGACCTTCCTGATTGACGGTACCTCGCGTGCCGGTATCGAAGCGGTGCTGCTGTCGGGTATTCGCCCTGGCGACAAAGTGCTGGTGCCGGTGTTTGGCCGTTTCGGTCATTTGTTGTGTGAAATTGCCCGCCGCTGCCGCGCTGAGGTTCACACCATTGAAGCGCCGTGGGGCGAGGTGTTTACCCCGCAGCAGATTGAAGATGCCATTAAATCGGTGAAGCCGCGCTGGCTGCTAACCGTTCAAGGCGACACCTCGACCACTATGCTGCAACCGCTGGAAGAATTGGGTGAAATCTGCCGTCGTCACGGCGTGCTTTTCTACAGCGATGCGACCGCCTCTTTTGCCGGTAACCCAATGGAGACCGATGCCTGGGGTCTGGATGCAGTTTCCGCCGGTTTGCAAAAATGCCTTGGCGGCCCGTCCGGCAGTTCACCGGTGACCATCAGCCCGAAATTTGAAGAACAAATTCGCCGTCGCAAATGCGTTGAAGAAGGGATCCGCACTGCCGATCACGCCGACGGTGACGAGGAGATGATCTACTCCAACTATTTCGATCTCGGGATGATCATGGACTATTGGGGACCAGAACGTTTGAATCACCACACTGAGGCGACCAGCATGCTGTTTGCCGCGCGCGAATGCGCCCGCGTGATTCTCGAAGAAGGTCTGGACAACACTATCGCACGCCATAAATTGCACGGCGGCGCACTGCTGGCCGGTATCCAGGGCATGGGGCTGGAAGTGTTTGGTGACGTGAACCACCGCATGAACAACGTGTTGGGCGTGGTTATTCCGCAGGGTGTGCACGGCGAACAGGTTCGTTCAACAATGCTCAATGATTTTGGCATTGAGATTGGTACTTCATTTGGCCCACTGAGCGGCAAAATTTGGCGTATCGGCACCATGGGGTATAACGCGCGCAAAGACTGTGTGATGCAAACGCTGGTGGCGCTCGAAGCCGTGCTGAATCGCCAGGGTTTTGCCTCGAAATACGGTGCCGGTTCGCAGGCCGCGTGGGATCACTATTCCCTTTCGACCGATCGCGTGGCAGGAGGCCAGTAA
- the hpxK gene encoding allantoate amidohydrolase, whose amino-acid sequence MIAAVPLSTEAEQAARRVMARCDRLAELSETPGQLTRVYLSAQHIQANRLVGEWMAAAGMTTWQDSVGNICGRYEGLNPQAPALLLGSHLDSVRNAGRYDGPLGVLTAIEVVTHLHAQGIRLPMAVEIVGFADEEGTRFGITLLGSRGLTGTWPQEWLQRTDAQGITVADAMLSLGLNPIDILSSQRNINDFCAYLELHIEQGPCLQSADLPLGVVTAINGARRLNCRFVGHAGHAGTVPMGHRQDALAAAAEWMVAIETLTTERGNNLVATVGRIESFPGAINVIPGEVKLTLDVRGPEDEPLEILLVSLLDKASEIATRRGLTFDAEQFYGIKATACDPQLQLRLAQSVEALQGQSMLLPSGAGHDAIAIAECWPVGMLFVRCKDGISHHPDESVTVEDVAFATQAYIDTVLSFNP is encoded by the coding sequence ATGATTGCAGCCGTGCCCTTGAGTACAGAGGCTGAGCAGGCAGCGCGTAGAGTCATGGCGCGCTGCGACCGACTCGCCGAGCTGAGTGAAACGCCGGGGCAGTTGACCCGCGTTTATCTCTCTGCACAACATATTCAGGCCAACCGTTTGGTGGGGGAATGGATGGCGGCGGCAGGTATGACCACCTGGCAAGACAGCGTGGGCAATATTTGCGGACGCTATGAGGGCCTCAATCCGCAGGCTCCCGCACTGTTATTGGGCTCGCATCTCGACAGCGTGCGTAACGCCGGTCGTTATGACGGCCCGCTCGGCGTGCTGACCGCCATTGAAGTGGTCACCCATTTACATGCTCAGGGCATTCGCCTGCCGATGGCGGTGGAGATTGTCGGCTTTGCGGATGAAGAAGGCACACGTTTCGGCATCACGCTACTGGGCAGTCGTGGCCTCACCGGCACCTGGCCACAGGAGTGGCTGCAGCGCACCGACGCGCAGGGCATTACGGTAGCTGACGCCATGCTGAGCCTCGGCCTGAATCCTATCGATATTTTATCTTCCCAGCGTAATATCAACGATTTTTGTGCCTACCTCGAACTGCACATCGAGCAGGGTCCGTGCCTACAGTCGGCCGATTTGCCGCTGGGCGTGGTGACGGCGATTAACGGCGCACGTCGGCTGAACTGCCGTTTTGTCGGCCATGCTGGCCATGCGGGAACAGTGCCGATGGGGCATAGACAAGACGCGCTTGCCGCTGCCGCCGAGTGGATGGTTGCCATCGAAACGCTGACCACCGAGCGCGGTAACAATCTGGTCGCCACCGTGGGGCGTATTGAAAGTTTCCCCGGCGCGATTAATGTGATCCCGGGTGAAGTAAAACTGACGCTCGACGTGCGTGGTCCTGAAGATGAGCCGCTTGAAATCCTGCTGGTCAGCCTGCTCGACAAGGCCAGTGAGATAGCCACACGCCGAGGCCTGACCTTCGATGCCGAACAGTTTTATGGCATTAAAGCCACCGCCTGTGACCCACAGCTGCAGCTGCGTTTGGCGCAAAGTGTTGAAGCCCTTCAGGGGCAGTCGATGCTTTTACCCAGTGGAGCAGGGCATGATGCGATTGCCATTGCCGAGTGCTGGCCGGTCGGTATGCTGTTTGTACGCTGTAAAGATGGCATCAGCCATCATCCTGATGAGTCCGTTACCGTTGAGGACGTTGCCTTTGCCACGCAGGCATATATCGATACGGTATTGAGCTTTAATCCGTGA
- the uraD gene encoding 2-oxo-4-hydroxy-4-carboxy-5-ureidoimidazoline decarboxylase produces the protein MTLEEFNSLSADEVREVLAPCVNIAQWVNEVSAARPFSSVEQAVECATRASACWQAEAIMSALSQHPRIGERVQGDSKEAALSRAEQATLGLGEQQTARALLQGNQQYEQRFNRVFLIRAKGRTPAEILSHLHRRLQNSDPQELEETAEQLQQITLLRFKELFH, from the coding sequence ATGACGTTAGAGGAATTTAATTCGCTTTCAGCCGACGAGGTGCGAGAAGTATTAGCGCCGTGTGTAAATATCGCGCAGTGGGTTAACGAAGTGAGTGCAGCGCGTCCATTTAGCAGCGTAGAACAGGCTGTGGAATGCGCGACACGGGCCAGCGCCTGCTGGCAGGCTGAGGCCATAATGAGCGCACTGTCTCAGCATCCGCGCATCGGTGAACGAGTTCAGGGTGACAGCAAAGAAGCCGCTCTGTCGCGCGCCGAACAGGCCACGTTGGGGTTGGGCGAGCAGCAAACCGCACGGGCTTTATTGCAAGGCAACCAACAGTATGAACAACGTTTTAATCGGGTGTTTTTGATTCGAGCCAAAGGCCGAACGCCTGCCGAAATCCTCTCTCACCTGCATCGTCGGTTGCAAAATAGCGACCCGCAGGAGCTGGAGGAAACTGCCGAACAGCTCCAGCAAATCACCCTGCTGCGTTTTAAGGAGTTATTTCACTGA
- the uraH gene encoding hydroxyisourate hydrolase, producing MTKITTHILDTSLGKPAAQVRVWLEKIDGQKGILVNEAHTDDDGRATTLTPDGVAPGNYRLYADVGHYFAATGRETLYNLTIIDVIISASQAHYHLPILLSPYSYSTYRGS from the coding sequence ATGACTAAAATCACCACTCATATTCTGGATACATCTCTCGGCAAACCGGCGGCACAGGTTCGCGTGTGGTTAGAGAAAATAGACGGCCAGAAAGGGATCCTCGTTAATGAGGCGCACACCGACGATGATGGCCGTGCAACCACTCTGACGCCAGACGGCGTCGCGCCGGGTAATTACCGCCTTTATGCCGACGTGGGCCACTACTTTGCCGCGACCGGACGTGAAACGCTGTACAACCTGACCATTATCGACGTGATTATTTCAGCCTCACAGGCGCATTATCATTTACCGATCCTGCTTAGCCCTTATTCCTACTCAACTTATCGCGGGAGTTAA
- a CDS encoding gamma-glutamyl-gamma-aminobutyrate hydrolase family protein (Members of this family of hydrolases with an active site Cys residue belong to MEROPS family C26.) produces MTITFIAHSTPEPAFYGALAAILAELRALPLCHLPVSFDNKRYINSHQYISPLGQQITSGLLWLERLTGRGAGAELELESLINRAVKEDIVVPLNQPLSSPCYQSLLKTVVENGIEIESLQVVKNQDRYQLEDCESGKVRSNGWTRDRFGRWVLGAVTQPVMRAGKHLRIGLLGDVNEHRDSYPAMLAALGDAADALALNIEIIYITPNLVGSQLDSTLFDLDGLILPGLAAHGSEHANAGNSCQLSVAKWALDNQTPVLGINSGMHMMVAALGQKTLGDDAIAMPGPSTLSALQSSLPLEHGLVRQGNHKVVFQSGSKMAQMMGREAQLRYNQRWRLSPQLLDTLSAAGLEVTGTDETGLSAESIELKDHPFFVGVQANPELQSRRERPHPLLMAFLQQVRQSNRVRDVSHDALTKSVRLKHPCFLMG; encoded by the coding sequence ATGACTATCACGTTTATTGCACACTCCACGCCTGAACCTGCATTTTATGGTGCGCTGGCCGCGATACTTGCTGAACTGCGCGCGTTGCCACTGTGTCACTTGCCGGTCAGTTTCGACAACAAACGCTATATCAATTCCCACCAATATATTTCGCCATTGGGTCAGCAAATTACCAGCGGGCTGCTTTGGCTAGAGCGTTTGACCGGTCGTGGAGCAGGTGCAGAACTTGAACTGGAATCTCTGATAAATCGGGCAGTTAAAGAAGATATCGTTGTGCCATTAAACCAGCCACTGTCTTCGCCTTGTTACCAGAGTCTGCTAAAAACTGTCGTAGAAAACGGCATCGAAATCGAATCCCTACAGGTAGTGAAAAATCAGGACAGGTATCAGCTGGAAGATTGTGAAAGCGGTAAAGTTCGCAGCAACGGCTGGACCCGCGACCGCTTTGGTCGTTGGGTGCTCGGCGCCGTTACCCAGCCGGTTATGCGGGCAGGAAAACATCTGCGCATTGGGCTGCTGGGCGATGTTAATGAACATCGCGACAGCTATCCCGCCATGCTGGCTGCACTGGGAGACGCCGCTGATGCACTGGCATTGAACATCGAGATAATTTACATCACTCCAAATTTGGTCGGCAGTCAGCTTGACAGCACCCTTTTCGACCTCGACGGTCTTATCCTGCCTGGCCTTGCTGCGCATGGCTCGGAGCACGCCAATGCCGGGAATAGCTGCCAGCTTTCGGTGGCCAAATGGGCACTCGACAATCAAACGCCGGTACTGGGCATCAACAGCGGCATGCATATGATGGTAGCCGCGCTGGGGCAAAAAACGCTCGGCGATGACGCGATTGCAATGCCGGGACCGTCAACGCTCAGCGCATTGCAGTCAAGTCTGCCCCTTGAGCATGGCCTCGTCAGGCAGGGTAATCACAAGGTGGTGTTCCAGTCTGGCAGTAAAATGGCGCAGATGATGGGAAGAGAGGCGCAGCTGCGCTACAACCAGCGTTGGCGGCTCAGCCCACAGTTGCTCGACACACTTTCGGCCGCGGGTTTAGAGGTAACGGGCACGGATGAAACGGGGCTTTCGGCAGAGTCTATAGAATTGAAAGATCACCCGTTCTTTGTCGGCGTGCAGGCTAATCCAGAGCTTCAATCGCGCCGCGAACGTCCGCACCCGTTGCTGATGGCGTTTTTGCAACAGGTTCGCCAAAGCAACAGGGTGCGCGACGTCAGCCACGATGCACTGACTAAGAGTGTGCGCTTAAAACACCCTTGCTTTTTAATGGGTTAA
- a CDS encoding amidohydrolase, with translation MSTLKLSLLQQPLVWLDGEANLSHFDSLLGPLVGRDLIILPEMFTTGFAMQAPERALPESRVIEWLHKWAHKLNAMVGGSVALSTSKGAVNRFLLVEPQGKVHFYDKRHLFRMAGEHNYYVAGKRREVVEWRGWRILPQVCYDLRFPVWSRNGQDYDLALYVANWPARRTHHWQALLTARAIENQAYVAGCNRVGDDDNGHHYSGDSLIINALGEELARAEPGAAMIIEAELSLEALQDYRESFPAWRDADSFLRHE, from the coding sequence GTGTCAACTTTAAAACTGTCGTTGTTACAACAGCCACTGGTTTGGCTGGACGGCGAAGCGAACCTGAGCCACTTTGACTCGCTGCTCGGCCCACTTGTCGGTCGAGATTTGATTATTCTGCCCGAGATGTTTACTACCGGCTTTGCCATGCAGGCGCCCGAGCGCGCCCTGCCGGAATCGCGGGTTATAGAGTGGCTGCATAAGTGGGCACATAAGTTGAACGCCATGGTTGGCGGCAGCGTAGCGCTCTCTACGTCGAAGGGTGCAGTAAACCGTTTCCTGCTGGTTGAGCCACAGGGCAAGGTACATTTCTACGACAAGCGTCATCTGTTCCGCATGGCCGGTGAGCACAACTATTATGTCGCCGGTAAACGCCGAGAAGTGGTTGAATGGCGCGGCTGGCGCATTCTGCCGCAGGTTTGCTATGACCTGCGTTTCCCTGTCTGGTCGCGCAATGGTCAAGATTATGACCTCGCCCTTTACGTCGCCAACTGGCCCGCCCGCCGCACGCACCACTGGCAGGCACTGCTGACCGCGCGCGCCATCGAGAATCAGGCTTATGTAGCCGGTTGTAATCGGGTCGGTGACGATGATAACGGTCATCACTACAGCGGTGACAGCCTGATTATTAATGCCCTTGGTGAAGAGCTCGCGCGCGCTGAACCGGGCGCAGCAATGATTATTGAAGCCGAGCTTTCGCTAGAAGCCTTGCAGGATTATCGCGAGTCCTTCCCCGCATGGCGCGATGCCGATAGTTTCCTGCGTCACGAGTAG
- a CDS encoding pyridoxal phosphate-dependent aminotransferase yields the protein MSTAALIPQSKLPALGTNIFSQMSALAQKHNAINLSQGFPDFDGPEYLRHRLSVHVAEGANQYAPMTGTAALRNAIADKTELGYGYRPDAETDITVTSGATEALYIAITALVSEGDEVISFDPSYDCYAPAVQLAGGVSKRIQLQPPEFKVDWVHFADQITDRTKVIIINTPHNPTATAWNNQDVDRLWQIIADRNIFVISDEVYEHICFAKQGHASVLRHPQLRQRAITVSSFGKTFHMTGWRVGYCVAPAAISLELRKIHQFLTFAITTPVQLALADMLREQPEHWQELPEFYRAKRDRLAQGLEKSRLKVLPSEGTYFLLVDYSEVSDLDDVAFCQWLVEHVGVAAIPLSVFCAEPFPHKLIRLCFAKKEATLDAAAERLCQL from the coding sequence ATGAGCACAGCAGCACTTATTCCACAGAGCAAACTGCCCGCACTAGGAACCAATATTTTCTCGCAAATGAGTGCGCTGGCGCAAAAGCATAATGCGATAAATTTGTCGCAGGGATTCCCTGACTTTGACGGACCGGAGTATCTGCGTCACCGCCTGAGCGTGCACGTGGCAGAGGGGGCGAATCAGTATGCGCCAATGACCGGCACTGCGGCTCTGCGTAACGCGATAGCCGACAAAACCGAGCTGGGCTATGGTTACAGGCCCGATGCTGAAACGGATATTACTGTCACCTCAGGGGCCACCGAAGCGCTGTACATCGCTATTACTGCACTGGTCAGTGAAGGCGACGAAGTGATCAGTTTCGACCCGAGCTATGACTGTTACGCCCCGGCGGTGCAGTTGGCTGGCGGCGTGAGTAAGCGTATTCAGCTGCAGCCACCGGAGTTCAAGGTTGACTGGGTGCACTTTGCCGACCAAATTACTGACCGAACTAAAGTGATTATCATTAATACGCCGCATAACCCGACAGCGACGGCCTGGAACAATCAGGACGTTGACCGTCTGTGGCAAATTATCGCCGATCGCAATATTTTCGTGATAAGTGATGAAGTCTACGAGCACATTTGTTTCGCCAAACAGGGCCACGCCAGCGTATTGCGCCATCCACAGCTACGCCAGCGCGCCATCACCGTGTCCTCTTTTGGTAAAACCTTCCACATGACCGGCTGGCGCGTGGGGTACTGTGTGGCACCGGCGGCTATCAGCCTTGAACTGCGTAAAATTCACCAGTTTTTGACCTTTGCTATCACCACGCCGGTTCAGCTTGCCTTGGCTGACATGCTGCGCGAACAGCCGGAACATTGGCAGGAGCTGCCAGAATTTTACCGCGCCAAGCGCGACCGCCTGGCTCAGGGGCTGGAGAAAAGCCGACTGAAAGTCTTGCCAAGCGAAGGGACATATTTCCTGCTGGTGGACTACAGTGAAGTCTCTGATTTAGATGACGTTGCTTTCTGCCAATGGTTGGTTGAACATGTGGGTGTAGCGGCAATACCACTGTCGGTATTCTGCGCCGAACCTTTCCCACACAAACTGATCCGCCTGTGCTTCGCCAAGAAAGAAGCCACGCTGGATGCTGCTGCGGAGCGCCTGTGTCAACTTTAA
- a CDS encoding methylthioribulose 1-phosphate dehydratase: protein MTENNPLHALLAACHWIGEKGWCPATGGNMSVREDSEYCLITESGKDKGQLTENDFLRVEIATNHVPSGRTPSAETGLHTLMYNLYPQVGAVLHTHSVNSTVLSRVERSAGLVLQGYEMQKSLAGQRSHLDKVIIPIFDNSQDIPALAAEIAQWAQSHPLHYGFLIRGHGLTCWGKNVAEARRHLEGLEFLFQCELQLRLLEAK from the coding sequence ATGACCGAAAATAACCCTCTACATGCTCTGCTTGCCGCCTGTCACTGGATTGGTGAGAAGGGATGGTGTCCGGCCACCGGCGGCAATATGTCCGTGCGTGAAGACAGCGAATACTGCCTGATTACCGAGTCTGGTAAGGACAAAGGGCAACTGACAGAAAATGATTTTCTGCGAGTTGAGATTGCCACCAATCATGTACCCAGTGGAAGAACGCCTTCTGCCGAAACGGGTCTGCATACTCTGATGTATAACCTTTATCCGCAGGTTGGCGCCGTGCTGCACACCCATTCGGTGAACTCTACCGTGCTGTCCAGGGTTGAGCGCAGCGCAGGTCTGGTGCTGCAAGGTTATGAAATGCAGAAGTCACTGGCCGGTCAGCGCAGCCACCTGGATAAGGTCATTATTCCTATTTTCGATAACAGTCAGGATATTCCGGCGCTGGCAGCAGAGATTGCCCAATGGGCGCAGTCACATCCGCTACACTATGGTTTTCTGATCCGTGGACACGGCCTGACCTGTTGGGGCAAAAATGTCGCCGAGGCGCGTCGTCATCTCGAAGGACTCGAGTTTTTATTCCAGTGTGAACTGCAACTTCGCCTGTTGGAGGCAAAATGA
- the mtnC gene encoding acireductone synthase, whose protein sequence is MIRAIVTDIEGTTTDIRFVHQVLFPYARARLADFITRHAEDLEVLQALDALREEINEPQAEIVDLVDQLYVYMDKDEKSPALKTLQGIIWRTGYTDGDFRGHLYPDVAPQLAQWQAQGIKLYVYSSGSVDAQKLLFGYSEEGNLLPRFTDYFDTRVGAKREVASYQNIAEQLMLPASDLLFLSDIRQELDAAREAGWNTCQLVRDEADELSDHPQVNRFDQVEIDLTH, encoded by the coding sequence ATGATCCGCGCCATTGTTACCGATATTGAAGGAACAACCACTGACATCCGTTTTGTACATCAGGTACTTTTCCCTTACGCGCGTGCGCGACTTGCTGATTTTATTACCCGACATGCAGAAGACCTTGAGGTGCTACAGGCGCTGGACGCGCTGCGTGAAGAAATTAACGAACCGCAGGCCGAAATCGTCGATCTCGTCGATCAACTCTATGTTTATATGGATAAAGACGAAAAATCACCCGCGTTGAAAACGCTGCAGGGGATCATCTGGCGCACCGGTTATACCGACGGCGATTTTCGCGGACATCTTTATCCCGACGTTGCGCCGCAGCTGGCGCAGTGGCAGGCTCAGGGCATCAAACTGTACGTTTACTCTTCCGGCTCGGTGGATGCGCAAAAGCTGTTGTTTGGCTACAGCGAGGAAGGTAATCTTTTGCCGCGGTTTACCGACTATTTCGATACCCGCGTCGGTGCCAAACGAGAAGTGGCCTCATACCAGAATATAGCCGAACAGCTCATGCTGCCGGCCTCTGACTTGCTGTTTTTGTCTGACATCCGCCAGGAGCTTGACGCTGCGCGTGAGGCGGGCTGGAATACCTGCCAGCTGGTACGCGACGAAGCCGACGAGTTGAGCGATCACCCGCAGGTTAACCGATTTGATCAGGTCGAGATTGACCTTACCCACTGA
- a CDS encoding acireductone dioxygenase, translating into MSALTIFSDSNPSAPIWESRDGNEIAAELSKIDVRFERWQADRELGNDPQPAQVIEAYQHEINKLVAEKGYQSWDVISMRPDNAQREVLRTKFLSEHTHGEDEVRFFVDGAGLFCLHLEGKIFQILCEKNDLISVPANTRHWFDMGGSPSFTAIRLFDNQEGWVAHFTGDAIADAYPRLGE; encoded by the coding sequence ATGAGTGCACTGACTATCTTCAGCGACAGCAATCCTTCAGCACCTATTTGGGAAAGCCGCGACGGTAATGAAATTGCCGCTGAATTAAGCAAGATTGATGTTCGTTTCGAACGCTGGCAGGCCGACCGCGAGCTGGGAAATGATCCTCAGCCAGCACAGGTTATCGAGGCCTATCAGCATGAAATTAACAAGCTGGTGGCAGAAAAAGGGTATCAGAGCTGGGATGTGATAAGCATGCGTCCCGATAATGCACAGCGTGAAGTGCTGCGCACCAAGTTTCTCTCTGAGCACACTCACGGCGAGGATGAAGTTCGTTTCTTTGTTGACGGTGCCGGACTATTTTGTTTGCATCTCGAAGGCAAGATTTTCCAGATCTTGTGTGAGAAAAACGATCTGATCTCTGTACCTGCGAATACCCGCCACTGGTTTGACATGGGCGGTTCGCCTTCATTTACGGCGATCCGTCTGTTTGACAATCAGGAAGGGTGGGTGGCGCACTTTACTGGTGATGCGATTGCCGATGCGTATCCGAGATTAGGCGAATAA
- the mtnA gene encoding S-methyl-5-thioribose-1-phosphate isomerase, whose protein sequence is MQTLTTTSLRIRKSQLWILDQQALPQRAEWHLCRTVDDLVGHIHALRVRGAPLIGLSASLLLAQLAEEGMPVAELHQALATLRASRPTAVNLMNNLDRMKIALEQRFHIPAMVQEAEGLVGEDRELCDRIATHGAELVTADSRILTHCNTGGLATAGVGTALGVIHRAHQQGKVAQVWVDETRPLLQGGRLTAWELGELNIPYQLICDSMAASLMAKKQVDAIWVGADRIAANGDVANKIGTYSLAVLAKYHGIPFYVAAPHTTHDPHCPNGEAIPIEQRAAKEVTGVSGSFGDVQWAPVDAEVYNPAFDVTPADLVSGWVLDSGVVTPEQVRDGFFRATR, encoded by the coding sequence ATGCAGACACTCACAACAACCAGTTTACGCATCCGCAAAAGTCAGTTGTGGATCCTGGACCAACAGGCCTTACCACAGCGCGCTGAATGGCATCTTTGCCGAACCGTGGATGACTTGGTCGGCCATATCCACGCGTTGCGCGTTCGCGGAGCACCGCTGATTGGTTTATCCGCCAGCCTGTTGCTGGCCCAGTTGGCGGAAGAAGGCATGCCGGTAGCTGAGCTGCATCAGGCACTGGCCACCCTTCGCGCCTCCCGCCCCACGGCGGTGAACTTGATGAACAATCTAGACCGCATGAAAATCGCGCTCGAACAGCGATTTCACATTCCGGCCATGGTTCAGGAAGCGGAAGGACTCGTTGGAGAAGACCGTGAACTTTGCGACCGTATTGCCACCCACGGCGCCGAATTGGTCACGGCGGACAGCCGTATTTTGACCCACTGCAACACCGGTGGTTTAGCCACGGCGGGCGTGGGCACGGCGCTCGGCGTTATTCATCGCGCGCACCAGCAGGGCAAAGTGGCGCAAGTTTGGGTGGATGAAACACGACCACTCTTACAGGGCGGAAGACTGACGGCGTGGGAGTTGGGTGAGTTAAACATCCCCTATCAGCTAATTTGTGATTCGATGGCGGCGAGTCTGATGGCAAAAAAACAGGTCGATGCTATTTGGGTTGGAGCAGACCGCATTGCGGCCAACGGCGACGTTGCTAATAAAATAGGCACCTATAGCCTGGCGGTGTTGGCCAAATATCACGGTATTCCTTTTTATGTTGCCGCACCGCACACCACCCATGATCCACACTGTCCGAACGGCGAGGCTATTCCTATCGAACAGCGCGCAGCAAAAGAAGTCACCGGCGTGTCAGGCAGCTTTGGTGATGTGCAGTGGGCACCGGTCGATGCAGAGGTCTACAATCCGGCGTTTGACGTGACACCTGCCGATCTTGTCAGCGGATGGGTATTGGATTCGGGCGTAGTGACACCCGAACAGGTTAGAGACGGATTTTTTAGAGCGACGCGGTAA